One part of the Haliotis asinina isolate JCU_RB_2024 chromosome 2, JCU_Hal_asi_v2, whole genome shotgun sequence genome encodes these proteins:
- the LOC137272052 gene encoding uncharacterized protein → MRHTLSQEWQRNHMVVIRQRREATMKLCWFLVFGVTMFHCGVCHNSGDDDQLFYVEIEAPGSGQDIRVTMATINKTLHSVDGITIEQAFKVVGEPRVVTILKFQALCEWRPLEAALLAANLKLNVKSVYGEMNLAADLNINKSLIARAPEPDTVHGEFLYFVDLRFTMRGQSSSTYKEELRNAKEYTLKLRTKGVHYVNYNVLGEFPIELLYFVVYQPKDAEMARWRYRNEKTEMTFSMIRIEHLDDYLKDNHCN, encoded by the exons ATGAGGCATACACTGTCTCAGGAATGGCAGAGGAATCACATGGTTGTgata AGACAGAGAAGAGAAGCAACCATGAAGCTGTGTTGGTTCCTGGTGTTTGGTGTTACCATGTTCCACTGTGGTGTATGTCACAACTCTGGGGATGACGACCAACTCTTCTATGTGGAAATTGAGGCACCTGGATCTGGCCAGGACATAAGGGTCACCATGGCAACTATAAACAAAACCTTGCATAGTGTAGATGGTATCACAATTGAACAAGCTTTCAAG GTCGTTGGAGAACCACGGGTTGTAACCA TTCTCAAATTCCAAGCTCTCTGCGAATGGCGACCGTTGGAAGCTGCCCTGTTAGCTGCCAATCTCAAGCTGAATGTGAAGTCCGTATATGGTGAAATGAATCTGGCAGCCGAtctgaacatcaacaaaagcCTTATTGCACGAGCCCCAGAGCCAGACACCGTTCATGGGGAATTCCTGTATTTTGTGGATCTCCGATTCACCATGCGAG GACAATCCAGTTCCACGTACAAAGAGGAACTGCGGAACGCCAAAGAATACACTTTAAAACTTCGAACTAAAGGCGTACATTATGTCAACTACAACGTGCTGGGAGAATTTCCTATCGAG TTGCTGTATTTTGTTGTATACCAACCGAAAGATGCGGAGATGGCCAGGTGGCGATACAGAAACGAGAAGACTGAGATGACATTTTCAATGATCCGCATTGAGCATCTAGATGACTACCTCAAGGACAACCACTGCAACTAA